The sequence CAAAAGGACTTTTGTTTCAATTCTGCACCCAAAAACCTGAAGCAGGGGGGCTTTTACCCCCGGGGCCCCTTTAAAGTTTCCCCCAAATGATCTGAAACACCAGCTTTTTCAGCTAGGGGAAATAAGACCCAAACACAAGAGAGGCGGGAAGAAgactgtttttaaaattttataaaaaaagagcccaaagaaaaaagggggcaaaaagggaaaacaaatccaaaaatcTCAAAACTCccaaaagccccaaaaaacaaaacaaacagaaccaGACACTAAGATTCAAAAGGAAGACAAACCCCAGGGAAAAAATTAAACACACTGGGAACACAACAGGccgggaaaaaaaactacaaaacatttttgaaaaaaacacggGGGCCCCGACCTAATACCGGGAAAATAGATTTAAGGCGGGTGCAAAGGCTAAAAACGGTGGAACTCAGAAAATCACGGAGGGGAAAACACGGAAGTAAAGCTAAGCAAGAcgcaaaaaaaaacgttttaataaaaactaaacaaaaaaaacgaacAACAACCCCCCCCGGGGAAACTCGCACAAAAACTCAACACAGCCGGGGAGGAAACTAGGCCCCAAAGCAAAAGGgaaacaagacaaaccaaaaaCCCAAACCCAACCACCACTGCCTTCTGAAAATTAATTATTTCTCTTAATGCAGGTTGTTTTTTGAGGGgtgaaagaaagtgaaaaacacTGAAACGGGCCTGGGCCCCCCAGATCCAGCAGTTTGCCAGTCCTAGTGGGCtcccaaaaaaaatgaaaaaatcaattaaatgaCGAGCCAACTGAAAAAACCACTACCACAGAAAACCCCATCACCCCCAAACCCTAAACCAAAACCCCCTAAACTTCCAACAAAGTCTCAGTCGATCATTTTAAAGGAAATTTTCTGAGatatcaaacaaattaaaaatgtttttaaaactttttttcattttgaatatGTCAAGACAATAAggaaaaagttatttttcaaaaaccccacaaaaaaaaaaataaataatataaagaaAGGCACAATAGCCAAATAAATTGCAtgcaaaaatatttttggggtattttgggattttttaaATCTCTAGACTTTGGAAGCTTTGGGGAACCAGTGGCGCAAACCACTACCCTAGGCCTCAAATGGCGAGCGCATAAAAATTTGGTTTCTTTATGTTTTTTAGAaaaaggattatttttttttttttttccggggTTTTGTTGTTGGTCCCTAAACTTCCCTATCCGTTcccaaaaaaggggggggggtcgggCCCCCACAGGGGGGGCGCgaccgaggggggggggggcgaaaagttgatttccaaaataaaacaaaatttttaAAACGTTAGAAAAGAAATTTTAGCCACGTTTttaaacagggaaaaaaaacttggcaaaattaaaaaaaaaaaaaaaagcaaatacataaaaaggggaacagctcttttgttTTCACGCCAAAGGCTGCGCGTTCGCGCAAAGTTTATATACttttagtggggggggggggggggggggggggggggccaagTCACTTGCCCCTTATTTTGGGGGGGTCGGGGGCTGAAAATTGGGGAAACCCCTGCTCTAGCAACAAAtcctttaacaaaaacagtCAAGCGAAAAGTGTGGGGAACAATGCTGTATTCACCCATCGGAAagccaaattaaaacaaaaatgtttcttttgttttaaacccgggtttttttttccccaggggCAAGTCCAaggttttttaaaaggggttgTTTTCAACCCATTTCAATTTTTACCTTTTATATTTACCCCCCAGCAGCTCCTGcctgaatgtctttttttttttcagttttttttcttactctAAAAAACCCAACTCTGTCGGACTGTACCACAGGGCAAAAACCACTGGGGGcccttgttgtgtttttttttttttttccattttcttaattgacattttcagagttatttttttcattttttttcctgggttTTGCAGCacctttttttcactttaaagggaaatgaggggaaaaaagaaaaacgaaaCTCTCGCAACCTAAAACCCATTTACAGAAGAATTTTTAAAAGCTGGATGAACAAAAAACTTCCGTGCTTCtgaaataaggaaaaaaaaaaaaaaagtgttgaaaatttTATCAAGTTCCATTGTTTAATTGAGTGCTGTTGGTTCATTTTCCAAATTGACACTTCCACCGCAATGCCAAAACCCTTTAAATCGTTAAAAGAACACCCCTTATTCTTAattatactgttttttaaaacgGATTTcatcccaaaattcagccttaaAACCCGACCCAAATTCAAGAAAGATTAAGGGTTTTTGGGATATAATAAGCCCCCTCTCGAGGGGTTgacaccaagcgtgcatttgaaaatctcactccaccaaatttgggaaaaaaacgCCAATCACACAAAAACGGGGTGAAGTGTCCGGGCCCCCTGCGCTCACTACCACGGAgctaattaattaaaatgtcgTCAAGTTTACTCCCTCGGGGCCTATTAAAGaccattactcgatgccaggaACTCATGGCAAATTCAAAAGTCCTCGCGACCTCGGATTTCCCGGGTACCGAAATTCTGGTTTCACAGATGTTCggattttaaaactcttctgaACTGggaatttttttaaaggccCCCTTAGAATCTGGGCAGGGacacttttctgaaaatttTGGCCCCCCACTACACCACTCCAAAATCCTGGACCTTTTCTGGAACCCCCCCCGGGCCCCGCTGGGGCCAATTCTTACGGGGCGCTCGTTCACTAAACCCGGTTCTTCACGTTTTTTAAACCAGGGACCCCTTTAAAGAAAAAGCTTAGCAGGCCCCCTACacataaaattgtaaaaaaaaaaaaaaaacaacttcatatAAAATGGGCCTACAAAAAGTAGGGGGGCCTAAAACGTTTTGGaccttttttttgcataaatACTAAACTTTCACAAtgtaattaacatttttttataaatcattttATAAGGTTAAACTACATGTGGCAAGTAATCCTTAGCATGAACTGATGTGTGGATAACCCGAGACTCCATAGCCCTAAACCTATCTCTATTTATATTCTAAAaaattggattgattttagactttttaattttttttttctaaattttaatttaacaaaaattTTTGGGGGCCCCCGCAGGGGCtcgaggcccccccccccccccccccccccccccccggggtcCCCCGGGCCCCCTTTTGAAAATCCTTGCATTGCTACCCCTGGTTTCACTACtgggaaaaatattttttttttcaatacttttttttttcttccataaaaatgtttaaaaaaagaaaccaactCTTTTTCAAATCTTGTCTAAACACAACTTTGCCAAAATAAAAAGCTCTGAAACTGGCAGGATTTAGGAATATCTGATCAAGACTAAATAAACAAGGTATAAAGTTACAAGGCTCGTACCAACGCAGACCGTTGCATGTTTTTGAAACATTGCTGTTGTCGCCCTGACTGCAAATACATTTCAGTACGTTTAAGCCACGTCTGATACCATCTCAATATCAAACAGTGGGTCAccaattgttttatttctggatTTCTTCTTCTCTAAGTTAACCCTCTTCTTTGCTCCTACAGTCTCACTCAGTTCATCCTTTGATGCGACTTCCCTCCAAGCTCTCCCagatgaggaagaagaaggtGTTACTTTTGGTAAGAAAACACAAGATGCAGGAGGTTTTGACTCTCAAGCTACTGTACATATGGTAGCTGAAACGACGACCTAAAAAAGTACAGTCAATATCTCGCCGTGTTTTTCggtttcaaaaaaagtgaaccAGTTTTCATTGGATCAATTTAGACCGTCAAGCTTGGTGCTCTTTGTTGGACACTTAACATTATTTAAgtaattatacatttattttttatagtgcTTATCTAGACACTcagagacactttacagttttGGTTAcgtacagacaaaacaaaacagacttaGACAGGGGGTACATAGATAAGGTTActtgacagacaaaaaaaaagagaaaaggaaaacacatacagtaggtgCACGGACAAGCGTAGGCCAAGCAGGGAAGTGGGCAATGAAAATTAGAGGAAAACTGGGAAAGTCTTTAAGCAGGAAAAAGCACGTTCGAAGAGGCGAGTATGAGGGCCTGTTTGATGGTAGGGTGCTTGACGGTTAAATGGGAGGGTGTTCCAGAGGGTGGGTGCAGCAGCTGAGAAGGCTCTGCGTCATAATGAATATAGTAAaacaacatttcttttaaatacattttgtgtctCCCCCGCACTTCTGAAAATTAAACTTATGCCCTTGCATCATTGCATGGGAATAACTGTTAGAGGCTTGAAGAGGAACAACTATCCagtttttaacaacaacaaagcaaagaTTAGAGAAAGGTCTGAAAAACCAATCTAAACTTAAGTCATCGTGCAACCTAAAACTGTTTTAGAAAAAGGTTCCTTAGACCAACACCAGTCAACATTAGTGaggaaaaacaggcaaaaacaaGAAACTCAAAGAACAAGGAACTTTTACTACTTCTCTTCTTCATATAATTAGCCGACCTTTCCTGGAAGCAAAGAAGTAGTGAGCCAGTGATGAAGAGAGTCCGCATAAATCACGTTAAATTACATCACTGTTCAGGTTCAATTTACTGACACTGACTTTTTTCCCACCCCTTTCTTCCTAATGAAACAGAAGATTCGAAGTCTGCCGGAGGGGATGTTGTAGAAGAAGaatctacaaaaaaaagggaacttTAGGCCCAACAGAAGAAGAGAAGCGGGCAGCCTCTTAACATCCCGTCCTAACGGTGGCTCGGCTGGTGGAGCGCACGCAGCATCGCTGACAGAAACACGACTTTTTGTTAACAGAAAAATTATTGtagagatggaaaaaaaaaaaaaattgaactgCACTACCATGGTTGCCATGTGACTTCCCGCTTCCAAATGTCAATGGGTGTGAGTCAATGTGAACTGCCACCAAGCACAAATTCGGCATCTTGCACTGTTACACAAGACATCGGTATcacaaaatacaaacagaaCACTAAAAATAATCTCTTAATAAAAGTCCTTTAGTGACACAGATTCtgccaaaaaaagacaattaaagaAGAAATGGCACTGATCATTGTGGCAAAGAGGTGGAATCACATTTAATTCAACAGATTGAAATGTATATGAACATTTTGTGACAATTATGAGacgtaataaaaaaaaaaaaaaagtgtttttgatgCTTGTGTAAAAATTCAGGTGATGGAGTCAGATGTTTATTCAAACTACAAAAGATTGTTATAAAAGAGCGATAGTTGTGCCGTTTTCCCTATGGAGATGTACAGGAAGCTGGGTGCTTCAAGCAACAAGCTGATAGGTCCAGCCAAGTGTCCGGTCCAAATTCCGCTGGTTTGGAGTGACAGGTGTTTGTTTCTAATAGTCCTCGTCCCCAGAGTCACTGTCCTTTCCTGTAGGAAGCGAACATCTGATCGATGACATGAGCTTGTCTTCGATTTgctttttggggttttcctCCAGGTCTGTCTTCACCGCCCCGGACTCTGATAACCTCCACTCCAGCTCTGGTGAACAGCACAAATAAACGCTCGATTTATAAAACATGACGACATGAACGGGGTGTGACTGTTTGTCCAAATTGTAACAAAAAGTATAATTGCAACaattaaaagattaaaatgtcactaaacaaatgcattgtttgaaagaaaGATTTAAAATCAAGTTCCAAAGATAACACTGCAACAGCTATATAgacagtatatattttaaattgacttataacaatataataaatatgttaatcggcagagaaaaaaaaatctaagaaCCAGTAAATGTCCATTTACAAATACACTAGGATTCAACgattgtaaaaaatgttatgtttacacTGACATGACTTTACATACTCTGATGGCCCTAAAGAGATGAGTCCCGCTGCTTTTTTGAAAGCAAGTCACCTCCTACCTTCGACTTTGAGGTTCATGCCCCCAAAGACCAGGGGGCCAATGAACTGGGCCTTCATCTCTCCCTCGAAATAGACAAAGATGGTGGGCAGGTTGCGGTCCGGGTAGTTGGGGATGCAGGTGGTGGAGATGGACTTGAGGAACTTGGTCTGAGGGAACTTCCTGGCCAACAAACTCAGGTGTTGGTTTAAAAGGGTACACAGAGGGATGCTGGGAAAGGAGAtgagcagagagaaaacatCATGTAGACCGGTTAGTGCTGCACTAGCTTATTTTGACAACGTTTCATTCCGGTGTTGCCGGAAATTCCATCGGCTGTCCCTCATTTCGGCCAGATGAccgtcaccttctgctttcttagTGTTGGCTTTCTAAACTcgggtggatttctgaggactatggttacctggtcctcaggtctctgcagggtaaatccagacagctagctagactatctgtccaatctgagttttctgtttcacGACTAAAACCACTTCTGAACgtaaacatgttccaccaaaacaagttctttcctcGGCCACCTCTGTTCCGTTAggcgcttagcgccgcccaagacgactgTGACTGGTTCAGggaaatgctaataaaccacagcacctttttcctcccatcctggaatgccgTAGGGACTAGCGGCGATCCTCATATAAACACTTGAATCCTACCATAAGGTGTTTTGGATTGAGGTTTCCCCAAAAAGTATGAAGGAAAACAGATGCTACTTAAGTTTGAAAGCAGAtttgtttgactttttgcaCTGCTAACATTTCAAACCCAAAGTGGtgattgaaaagaaaaacaagtccTGATATTGACTCAACAGCTGTGTCGGCCTGTGGCGTTGAAAAACTCAGCTCACAATATTTCCTGTCTTTCCTGTCCTGGACACGAGATGTTTTTTCCCCGCATACTTGTTCAAGTACTCGATTCTGTTGGATGGCCTACCCCTGTTTGTAAAGATGCAGCACCACCCAGATGCCGTCTCCAGCCTTGTTGACCTCCTTGATGTAGTCCTGCCCAGAGATTTCCACCACCTCCCCAAACACGTTCTTCAACTGAGTCGACTTCCACTCCGCAAGACGCTTCTGTCTGCAAGGAGACACATCTCACATCAGTGTGCAGTCACAGTGAATAGGTTTCAGTCACCAACCAAATGCTgcaattgttattattttgtggtACTTTTGGTATTAAGCCATCCTGTAAAAAGGTAGTTTTCCAGTGGATTTTGACGTGTACTAACCACTGGGGTGGCCTGGAGAACCAAAATAAGTATTTCGGAGGTCCTGCATACAGATGAACAGTATAATACACATGATTGGGGGTTGCTCTGTACACAAGACCCCTACCGGCATAATCCCGACTCACCTGTACATTTCAATGGCAGCCTCATCGTCTTCACTAAACTCATCTTCGTTCTCCTGCAGTTCTTCCAGTGTCATGTCCTCATACGTTTTAACTGTTCAGAGAAACAACAGTCAGAGCAGCTGAGAACACGTTCTGCGAGTAACCAAAGTCAAAATTGACTACACTGAActcttttagaaaaaaacaacaacttttatttgATATAATTTACATGATTTTAAACTTTGGGGTAAAACTGATTTGCGtgacaatttaaaatgtgttttttgaggTGGAAACTCCCCAAATTAAACCACAAAGCATAACCGATGCATATCCCGAACTGTCTCTCTTACCAACAGACTGCTGCTGGAGAGCCagctcttcctcttcatcttcttttGGTGCCTCTTTGGGAGGAAGAATGCCTTTCTTCCTCAGGATATCATTCCACTCTGTGTCTTCGTTTGGGtcctggggggaaaaaaacaaaacatatgcaTGTACAAGTATTGTTACTCTGGGTTTCTTTTAGGGGTCGGGGGGCTAAGTAGGTTTCAGTTTAAAGCAATAGAGCCCGTCCCGACTGACAACATGGACTTGTAAAAACTGCTTTTTTAGTCAATCTTTAACAACAATTCTGCAAACACTGTAGATCAACTTCTTGCTGTGCCAACTATTGTTGCAACCAATTATTCTACCGCCTGTgacaaataattaattattgaCCAAACATTAAGCTAATAAGTAAAAATCAGACACTTAAATGGGAGGATTTAGTATTTTCCTTTGAGTTGAAACATTTGGGGTTTTTGAACTAGCCCTCGGACAATAAGCAATTTGggttgtttcttcttttatttattttttttacattttgtagactcaactaaatgacttaaaaaTAACTTCAGTAGATTCTTTACTTATACAAGATATGTGTAGAACATTTCTACTCACACTGTATAGTTTAGATTAATTACGTTTTCCGAGCCGTTTATTGGCAAATGTTTGACATGATCAAAATTTCTGTCAGTTAAATCGTGACATTGCGACACAaaactagatatcgtcttagattttggatattgtaatatggcgtaagtcttgtcttttcctggttttaaaggctgcattgcagtaaagtgatgtcattttctgaacctacCATCAGATTACATTTCATTGAGTACATTTTTAATATGAAATTATATGAAAGTACCaacagtcaacactacaatatcattgcggtatcgatatcgaggtatctGGTCacaaatattgtgatttttgattttcaCCATATCGCCCTGCACTACTTATTataatgtatactgtttattgaccCCCCagtgggaaattacaatttacactctgattagaaatcactacacaacggtctcaaacacacacacacacacacacacacacaccacacacacacacacacacacacacaccacacacacacacacacacacacacacacacacacacacacacacggagagatGTCAGTGGGCAGCCGGTGCTGAAACTAACGCCCTGAGCCCCaaaccaactccctacggacccccccccccccccctactacCAACTAATCGGTTTATCACACGTCGTTTCAGCTCTTGCACGAGCTGAGCTCGTGTCAAcatgtcctcctctgtctctaatGTGAAGCTGATATTTAAACAGTCGGTCCGCCCAGCTAGGCAGCAACGCTACGTTTCAAAGCTCTTCTCTGAAATTATCTTCACACTCAACACCAACATCAGCCGGCGTTGAGTCGCCGCATTCACCAATGGTAAACCACAGCGTTTAAATGCCTTAAAACGTTACACCAACCTGCATGTTAAAAGCTAGAAGCTTCCTCTGAAATCACACTGCTGCTCTCCTCCCAGACCCGGAAACAGAAGGACCGCCGACGGACCCAATCCGgcagaaaacaaaaagccaGGACTGACTCAGACACGCACACAATGCGTCCAGGGTGAACATAAAATCACTTTCACTACATATGTCATCAATATTTACACAGACTGTatgattgtttcttttttatgcgGTGCTACAGCTCGGTAGTTCGTGTTTTAAAATACAAGGAACCGATGCGTAATGAGTAGGACAATAATAAAAGTGACACCAACTTCCTTTTGAGAAGCACTGTGACCATATAAGGAGTGGGAGCGCAGCATTCCATTTGTGGCTGTCGAGAGCGAAACCAAACAGGTGCtgttgctcacacacacacacacacacacacacacacacacacacacacacacacacacacacacacacacacacacacacacacacacacaaacacacgagaGGGTTTGGGGATGAGGTTGAGTCTCGATAACAGGTGGAAAACGAACCAGc is a genomic window of Etheostoma spectabile isolate EspeVRDwgs_2016 chromosome 11, UIUC_Espe_1.0, whole genome shotgun sequence containing:
- the pdcl3 gene encoding phosducin-like protein 3 translates to MQDPNEDTEWNDILRKKGILPPKEAPKEDEEEELALQQQSVVKTYEDMTLEELQENEDEFSEDDEAAIEMYRQKRLAEWKSTQLKNVFGEVVEISGQDYIKEVNKAGDGIWVVLHLYKQGIPLCTLLNQHLSLLARKFPQTKFLKSISTTCIPNYPDRNLPTIFVYFEGEMKAQFIGPLVFGGMNLKVEELEWRLSESGAVKTDLEENPKKQIEDKLMSSIRCSLPTGKDSDSGDEDY